In Desulfovibrio sp. 86, the following proteins share a genomic window:
- a CDS encoding Fur family transcriptional regulator, which yields MTTKQRDACLADFLEFMNRKGLNTTSQRRIIAEAFFELPGHHSLEEFYQHILQRDPGIGQTTVYRTLKLLCDAGMAMEIHFSDGITRYEVAKPDSHHDHLVCLQCGKIVEICDPRIEKLQRELAEKYGFKLRGHVHNLYGLCEACRAEAAEKDS from the coding sequence ATGACTACAAAACAGCGTGACGCCTGCCTGGCGGACTTTCTGGAGTTCATGAACCGCAAGGGCTTGAACACCACCTCGCAGCGGCGCATTATCGCCGAAGCTTTTTTTGAGCTGCCGGGCCACCATTCGCTTGAAGAATTTTATCAGCACATCTTGCAGCGTGATCCTGGTATCGGGCAAACCACGGTATACCGGACGCTGAAACTGCTCTGTGATGCCGGAATGGCTATGGAAATCCACTTCAGCGACGGCATCACCCGTTACGAAGTGGCCAAGCCCGACAGCCATCACGACCACCTTGTGTGCCTGCAGTGCGGAAAAATTGTGGAGATATGCGACCCGCGCATTGAAAAACTGCAGCGCGAACTGGCTGAAAAATATGGATTCAAGCTGCGGGGGCACGTGCATAATCTTTACGGATTGTGCGAAGCCTGCCGGGCTGAAGCTGCCGAAAAAGACAGCTAG
- a CDS encoding acyl-CoA thioesterase yields MPHRVSYGETDTMGVLYYAEYLHLFERARGEYIRRCGMSYAEVEKRGLILPVREAQCRYRSPAHYDDLLLVRAGISEWTRASMRFVYEIWSEDKTRLLATGMTQHALVNKEGRPVPVPDWFRNLSFSDSQDK; encoded by the coding sequence ATGCCTCACCGCGTTTCTTACGGAGAAACGGACACGATGGGCGTTCTTTATTATGCTGAATATCTGCATCTTTTCGAGCGCGCCCGTGGCGAATACATCCGCCGCTGCGGCATGAGCTACGCTGAAGTTGAAAAAAGGGGCCTCATTTTACCCGTGCGTGAAGCGCAGTGCCGCTACCGTTCCCCGGCCCATTATGACGATCTTCTTCTGGTGCGCGCGGGCATCAGCGAGTGGACCCGAGCCTCCATGCGCTTTGTATATGAGATATGGAGCGAGGACAAGACGCGCCTGCTGGCCACCGGCATGACGCAGCATGCGCTGGTAAACAAGGAAGGACGCCCCGTTCCGGTGCCGGACTGGTTCAGAAACCTGAGTTTTTCAGACAGCCAGGATAAATAA
- a CDS encoding FeoB-associated Cys-rich membrane protein, whose product MDAQLIVVALCIAGAAFFIIRRMVRAVNKGQCGCGCDGCGSPGKSKDMACCSSKSAESAAEAQRLEAARIDPIHRKDA is encoded by the coding sequence ATGGACGCACAATTGATTGTCGTGGCGCTTTGCATTGCGGGTGCGGCATTTTTTATTATTCGCCGCATGGTTCGGGCGGTAAATAAAGGCCAGTGCGGCTGCGGCTGCGACGGCTGCGGCAGTCCCGGCAAATCCAAGGACATGGCCTGCTGCTCGTCAAAAAGCGCGGAGTCGGCCGCTGAAGCCCAAAGGCTGGAAGCTGCCCGTATTGATCCCATTCATCGGAAGGATGCATAA
- the ahpC gene encoding alkyl hydroperoxide reductase subunit C: MSNLINAKVEPFSVQAYQAGELKTVCDLDLLGHWSVFFFYPADFTFVCPTELEDLAEMYDDFKKLHCEIYSVSCDSAFVHKAWADASPNIAKVKYPMLADCAGTLARSFNVLIEGAGQALRGSFIVNPEGVIKAYEVHDLGIGRNAEELLRKLEAAQFVAEHGDQVCPARWKPGKATLKPGLDLVGKL; encoded by the coding sequence ATGTCCAATCTGATCAACGCAAAAGTGGAACCCTTCTCAGTCCAGGCATATCAGGCTGGCGAACTGAAAACCGTCTGCGACCTCGACCTGCTGGGGCACTGGTCTGTCTTCTTTTTCTACCCGGCGGACTTTACCTTTGTGTGCCCCACAGAGCTTGAAGACCTTGCAGAAATGTACGACGACTTCAAGAAGCTCCATTGCGAAATTTATTCTGTTTCCTGCGACAGCGCCTTTGTGCACAAAGCCTGGGCGGACGCCTCGCCCAACATCGCCAAGGTCAAGTATCCCATGCTTGCCGACTGCGCGGGCACGCTGGCGCGTTCTTTCAACGTGCTCATTGAAGGCGCAGGGCAGGCGCTGCGGGGCAGCTTTATCGTGAACCCCGAGGGCGTCATCAAGGCGTATGAAGTGCATGACCTTGGCATCGGCCGCAATGCCGAAGAACTGTTGCGCAAGCTTGAGGCCGCCCAGTTTGTGGCCGAACACGGCGACCAGGTGTGCCCCGCCCGCTGGAAGCCCGGCAAGGCCACCCTGAAACCTGGCCTGGATCTGGTGGGCAAGCTCTAG
- a CDS encoding MltA domain-containing protein yields the protein MCLVLGACAKTVAPPAPEYVGPPVGFESPEFFVSCLRPVNQDLTSWKDMAPTVRKSLLYVNSKPQGAIAVQRPGLTVTWGQLSRTLTRLQELLPRLDKEPGLFLANFTWVEVPDGIKYSGYYEPMVRASRTRKPGYTQAIYGLPPDLNSVIAKRGRYHDRRTIEEKQVLAGKGLELAWAADPVDVFFLEIQGSGRLVFDDGTQAFVNYAGQNGHKYKSSGRIMREKGLLRQGDIFEQRQWFKDNPHRVREILNDNPSYVFFKYSGRGPTGAMGQVVDDWLSLATDRTFIPLGSIVAYGVNIPDQRRGKFPLRGIGFAQDVGGAIKKNRIDVFCGGEERGNFVASHLDAKGPAWVLLAK from the coding sequence ATGTGTCTGGTACTGGGGGCCTGCGCCAAAACGGTTGCCCCTCCGGCGCCGGAATACGTGGGGCCTCCTGTGGGCTTTGAAAGCCCCGAATTTTTTGTGAGCTGCCTGCGGCCCGTCAACCAGGATCTGACCAGTTGGAAGGACATGGCTCCTACCGTGCGCAAGTCTTTGCTCTATGTCAACAGCAAGCCCCAGGGGGCCATTGCCGTGCAAAGGCCCGGTCTTACCGTGACCTGGGGCCAGCTTTCGCGCACGCTTACCCGCCTCCAGGAACTTTTGCCCCGTCTGGACAAGGAGCCGGGGCTTTTTCTCGCCAATTTTACCTGGGTGGAAGTGCCTGACGGCATAAAGTATTCGGGCTACTATGAGCCCATGGTGCGCGCCAGCCGTACGCGCAAGCCCGGCTATACCCAGGCCATTTACGGGCTGCCGCCGGATCTCAATTCCGTGATAGCCAAGCGTGGCCGCTATCATGACCGCCGTACCATTGAGGAAAAGCAGGTGCTGGCTGGCAAAGGGCTTGAACTGGCCTGGGCCGCCGACCCCGTGGACGTGTTTTTTCTGGAAATTCAGGGTTCGGGCCGCCTGGTTTTCGACGACGGCACCCAGGCGTTTGTCAATTACGCGGGGCAGAACGGGCACAAGTACAAGAGCTCGGGCCGCATCATGCGTGAAAAAGGTCTGCTCAGGCAGGGCGACATTTTTGAGCAGCGCCAGTGGTTCAAGGATAACCCGCACCGCGTGCGCGAAATACTCAACGATAATCCGAGCTACGTCTTTTTCAAATACAGCGGGCGCGGCCCCACAGGGGCCATGGGTCAGGTGGTGGACGACTGGCTTTCACTGGCCACGGACCGCACCTTCATACCCCTTGGTTCAATCGTGGCCTATGGGGTGAACATACCTGACCAGCGGCGCGGCAAGTTCCCCCTGCGCGGCATAGGCTTTGCCCAGGACGTGGGCGGAGCCATCAAAAAGAACCGTATCGACGTGTTCTGCGGCGG